The Rhizobium rhododendri nucleotide sequence CTGCAGGACAAGGGCACCCTCACCGGCAGGCCGAGACCTTCTTCAGCGCCGCAGAGATGCCGGCCAGAGATAGGTATAGCGGGTCGGAGTGCCGCGTTTCGAGGTGGCGCTGACGGTCATATCGCTGCCACCGCGCATCGCCGCCACCAGATCCGGCTCCTGCGCCACGTCCCGCACCCAGGCGGCATTGTCCTTGGACACCATGGCGAAGCGCTTGTCGTCGACCGCAACGGTGATCGGCGCCCCCGGCTTCAGCATATAGCCGCGCACCGCCTCGGGCACGAAGCCGCCGTCGGCAGAGGGCGACACAAGGAAAAAGTTCTTCCCATGGTCGATTCCGGCAGGCTCCATCTTCGTCGGCATCGAAAGCGCATAGCAGACCGTCCCAGACTTCGCCGCATAGGAATAGACGCCCCAGTCATCGAACTGCTGGATCCGGCTAGGCTCGGCAAACGCCGCGGCAGAAGAGGCGACAAGGGCGGCGACGGCGAAAATGGGGAGTTTTGCGGGCATGATATTCCAGACGGGTTTTGGACAAACTCAGGCCGGATTTCGGAACATTTCCGGCCGCGCGAAGGCCCAATTGGAGCCCGTCGAGGGTTACCGGGAGGTTAATGGGGTGGTTACGATATTGTGATGGGGGGGTGTGAGATCGGATCTACCGCCTAAGGCAAGAACCGGCGCAGGCAACTTCCGGAGCTATTTCCGACTGCGTCTGATAACATCACAAAATACTTCATCATCCGACTGTATATGAGGAGAAAGAACGTCTAGGCAGGATTTGAGCCTAGCTTGCAATGAATCATTTTTCCTTGGAGTTTCTGAATAGTTGGAAATCTGCCGAACTGATTTGATAGAAAGCAACTGCAGCAACACTCGAACGCCCTTTTTATCCGTCAGCCCTACGCTACGGGCGTCATAAGATCCTGGAAACCCAGCCAACTCGGGAAAAAGCTCTCCCTGTAAGGTACGGTTTGTCTTAGTTTGCCTCGCCTCGACATCGCTTAGCATGCGCCTCAAGGCCATTGTTTCAAGCTTCCGCGACTCTGCAATGATTAGATTGGAATGCCTAACTCTCAATTCACGGATAACTTCTTCGTATGTATACTGACCTTTAAGGCCAAGTTCGTGCGAAATATTTCTAAGAGCGCCGCGCAAGTTCATTTCGTCAAACTCCATTGGCACGCAAGACGAATCATAAGATCAAAAGGTGAACTTAAAAACCAAGACAGTCAACCATACTACAAAATAGAGTCTGAGCATCACGGCCATATTGGAGTATAAGAAACTGATACAACGGCGCATATATAGAATTGCCACCAAACAGATCAAATCTTGCATGTAGCGTTAAGCTTCGAAATGCGATCGCGGCCGCGTATCGTCACACTCAAAAACTACTCGATTTCTGGAAAAGAAGACAACGGTTAAAGATTTTCCCGTCTATTTTGGCGCCTATACGAGGTCACTACTCCGCCGCCCGTAACTCCACCACGTCCATCTCGTAGCCATACTCCTCGAGCATCGTATACGCGTGCTCGATCGTCGCCACCTGCGCTTCCGCCTTGCGGATTGCCTCGGCGATGGCTGATGTCCGGGCCCTTAGCATGGAGCCGAGGACGTCGGCTTCGGGGCGGCGGCCGAGGCGGTCCATGTGTTTGCGGACGCGGGCCCGGTGGCGTTCCAGCTCTAGGATGTGGAAGCGGTTCTTGACCGCCTCGTCCGAGAGCTTGCGGCGCATCGCGGCAACCGGATCGAATGAGCCGGGCTCGCGCTCATCGAGAATGAAATCGTTGACCAGCGCCTCGATCATCGCCGCCCCCTGCAGGTCGCGCGGATCGGCCAGCTGCGGATCGTAGCCGGTGTCGTCGTAGACCTTGCGGCGGATCGGGTCCTGCAGCAATTCGTACACCGCCTGCAGCCTGCCAAAGTGCTCCGCATCGCCGCCGCTGTCGGGATGGGCGGTCTTGGCAGCTTTCCGATAGGCGCTCTTGATCGCATCGAGGCCCGCATCGCGCGCGAGACCGAGCATCGCATAGGGATCCATCATCTTGCTACCTCTCCGCCTGCCCGCACGCACCCACTCCGACTAGCCTCTTGCACGCCCGGCTTCAACCCCCGCAGCGCGTTGATATCATCGGCCTTGCTCGGGACCAAATTGTGGAGACCGTCACGATATCCCCGACTTTAAGGCAACCACAACCTTATGGCGACTGGCCGTCGGCCGCATGCCGAAAACCTGTGCCAACGGGCGCGAAAATCACGCCGCCGGGCCATCGGGGCAGAGGCTTTATAGGCGGAATATAACGGACCATGCCGGTGGTCTGCGAGGTCAGAATTGTGCGCCTGAAACTGCCCGAAACCACGTCCGGGAAGAGCCGGAATCCCGATCCGGGACAGCGAAAAATGCATCAACGCAACCTCCCGAAATGGTACAACCGGCTTGCGTGGGGCTTCAAAAACCCTTCAAACCCTTGGTTTAAAGGCGCTATGCCGCGCAGGTTGAAACGTGTCAAAATTTTGTCGCTTGCTTTTTTAAAAAAATGCTGCCACGAATTGGTTCTCGGGCATTTACTTGCCGGTGACTGGACAGATGTGGCAAAGCCTGCGTAGACGTTCTTTCCCCGTACGTGACTACTCGACCCGTCTTCCGCGCCGCGCGAAGGCACAACCGTCCGGCTTCGACCACCGGGCAAAATGGACTAGAGGGAAAAGGACTATTTCCATGGCGACCAAGGGCACCGTTAAATTTTTCAACCAGGACAAGGGTTTTGGTTTCATCACGCCAGAAGGCGGCGCGAAGGATGTGTTCGTTCACATCTCCGCTCTCCAGGCTTCCGGCATCCAGTCGCTGCGCGAAGGCCAGCAGGTCACGTTCGACACCGAGCCGGATCGCATGGGCAAGGGCCCGAAGGCCGTCAACATCTCGGCTTTCTGAGACCCGTCCAGTCACGACGAAATTTTACAAGAACGGCGTGCTGCAGGGCGCGCCGTTTTTTTGTGCTTTGGGCCTGAGTTGGAGATTTGGCAATTGCCTGGGAGACCACCTCGTTGCTCGGTGCCCCCCTCTGTCAGCTGCGCTGACATCTCCCCCACAAGTGGGGAGATTATTCTTTTCCCTTGCGGACCCTGGCTTTCGGCTGATCTTCGTCTGGCGGGCTGACCGTTCCGCCCACTCTCCCCCCTTGTGGGGGAGATGTCCCGCAGGGACAGAGGGGGGAGATCTGGCACCGCAACTTACTTGCCGGCGACGCCGTCAGGCCGAAAGCGCCGTCGGCTCGGCGGGCGAGAAATCCACGGCGGCAAAGGCGGCGGTGATGACCTCCGGCCCTGCGCCCGGCTTGGCCGCATCGCTCGACAGGATCTGCCGGAACCGTCTCGCCCCGGTCATGCCCGAAAACAACCCGATCATATGGCGCGTCACCTGCTGCAATCGTCCGCCACCGGCGATGTGGGCGCCGGCATATGTCATCATCGTATCGCGCACCGCCATCCAGTCTGGCGCACAAAAAGGCTTGCCATAGATGCGGTGGTCGACATCGGCGAGAACCGCCGTATCGCCATAAGGCGCCCTGCCCAGCATGACGCCATCCACATGGCGCAGGTGCATCTCTGCCTCGTCGAGCGTCTTGATGCCACCGTTGATGCCGATGAACACATCCGGAAAGCGCTGCTTCATGCGGTAGACGAAGTCATAGTCGAGCGGCGGGATATCGCGGTTTTCCTTCGGCGACAGGCCCTTCAGCCAGGCTTTTCGCGCATGGATCCAGATGGCGTCGGCACCGGCGTCGAGCACCCGCACCATCAGGTCCGGCAGCGCCACCTCGGGGTCCTGCTCGTCGACGCCGATCCGGCATTTCACCGTCACCGGCAAGTCTGTCACCGCCTTCATCGCCGCCACGGCAGAGGCAACAACATCCGGCGTCAGCATCAGGCAAGCGCCGAACGTGCCGGACTGCACCCGGTCCGAAGGGCAGCCGACATTCAGGTTGATCTCGTCATAGCGGTAATCGGCGGCAATCCGCACCGCCTCGGCAAGCTTGCCCGCATCCGAGCCGCCAACCTGCAGCGCCACCGGATGCTCCTCGGCATGATGCCCGAGCAGCCTGTCACGCGGCCCATGGATGATAGCATCCGCCACCACCATCTCCGTATAAAGCAACGCTTCCCGGCTGATCTGCCGATGCAAAAACCGACAATGCCGATCCGTCCAGTCGATCATAGGTGCGACGGCGAAGACTTTTTCGCCTTTAAGATATTGATTTGTCAATGTTTTTCCAACTGCACCACGCAGGACCACGCTGCGCCACGGCCATTTTGGGCCACTCTCTACCACGCGCAACCATTTGAATCCATTGGCAGTGACGCTGGGTAACTTTTGAACTGCACCAAGAACTGCACCACAGCTGCACCAATATTTTCGCCAACTGCACCATTCGTCCAGTCTATTCAACGGATTGTTGAATAGTGGATTCCCGGTCTTGTACACTCACCGCTGACACCAACAGACGCGGCCACGAGCCGCCTAGGAAAGGAATGTGAACGATATAATTACCCTCTGCGGGTCGGCGCGGTTCGAAAGGCTGTTCAAGGCTTGGAACGAAGCGCTGACACTCGCGGGGCACACGGTGTTCTCTGTCGCGGTCTACCCAAGCGACAAATCCGGGGTTAAGCAGTGGTACTCTGATGATCAGAAAGCTGACCTCGATGCAGCCCACCTCCGTAAGATCGCGGCGAGTGACTCGATTTTCGTTCTTAATATGTACGGGTACATCGGCTCATCGACGCTAGGCGAAATAGAGCACGCAAAACGTCTCGGTAAGAAAATCTACTTCTTGGAATCGTGGAAGGCGGGCAACGGGGTGTGTGACATGCACCATGAGTGGCTGCGCGACGACATGGAGTTGGACGGATTGCCAAGGTGCTCAGCCTCGCCCATCGACACTATGACATCACCCCACGACCCGGCGATCTTCTCTCCTTGGAGCAGTGACCTGCTCGGCCCGGGTGGGGCAAAGCGCTCGTCCCTGGTTAACCTCACCAAAGCGGCGGAACGCCCAACTGCACCAAGCTCAGAAGCCTGAGTAGCGCCCCATTGCGACACTCCCCCCAGCGGGCAGGTTTTCAGCCACTGCCCGCTAACCCGCAGACATTCCCCGCCACGCCCAGCCCCGCGTCACCCTTGGTTGAATCTGCACCAGTCGTTTAGCACAAATTGCACCAAAACTGCACCATCGACCTTTTGAAAATAAAGAGACGAATGATTTCAATAGCTTAAAAGCGCGCTGTACAGTCGATCATGGGGGCGACGGCGAAGATTTTTCCGCCGGATGCATAGGGCGACGCTGTCGGCACGGGCGCCGTGTAGGTGGATGGGGAATTCATTGGCATTTGGTTTGGGATCTTCATGTCGGGAGCGCATGGCCCTTGGGCGCGCGTGCATCGCTGTATATAGCGGACCCGACAAAAAAGCGAGGCCCGGCCGGGCATGAAACCGACCGGGCCCTGTGATGTTTGGAGATCGGTGCTTTAGATAAAGGCAACCGGCATCTGTATCGGCGCGCGCTTGGCGCCGTAGTCGCGTTCGTGCGACGAGAGATTAACTTGCTTTTCCTGGGCGAGGACCAGAGCTTCGAGTGCCGGATGCAGCGCTTCTTCGCGGGAAAAATCGATGGCATCGACTTCGATGGAAGCGGCGCGCTTGCGGGCGTTGAAGAAATTGAAGATCATGGTCGGGGCCCTCCTGATAGCTACCGGATAAACGACGCATGCGCCGTCTTCGTTCCCTTCCTAGCATGTGAGTCGTTAAAAATTAACCATGCTGCACTGCACTAGGAAGAGCCATCAGCATAACCCGCAACGAAGACAGCGACGCGACAGCAGCAAGGCGGAAATCGGGCGTTCCCGAGGCCATCCGAAAAGGCGAATTCGTCGTCTGACACGAACTAAATCTTTAGTCGTCGAACTCGAACTTGTGCTTGGAAAGCTGCCACTCGCCGTTGGCATCCTTCTCAACGCGCTTGTTGCCGCGATAGAAAATCGGCTTGTTGACGCGCTTGTCGATGGCATAGCGGCTCGGCGTCCATTTCGCCTTGGGGTCGGTCCCGGTCACCGAGGCCAGCGCCTCCTTGAACTTGCCTGCCTTGTACAGCGTCATGAATTCGTCGTCGGCCATGTCAAAGTCTCCTTAAGCGTCGGCGGCGCGCGCGCCGCCCGTAAATTCAACGGATCAGCAGCGCCGTCCCATACAGCCCGAAGCCGAATACCGTGTGAGCCACCAGGTTGAGCAGGCGAGCCTTGTTCGGATTGGGCGTCTTCGATGCTGCCCAGCCGATGCCAAGCCCCGGCTGCAGCAGGAACCAGCCAGCCGCCACGGTGACGATCGCCCAGATCCAGGCAACCAGGAATGTCGGCGCCTGCAGCCAGCCCGGGCCGGTGATCGCCACCAGCAGGAAGGCGTAGGCGATGCCGACAGCATAGTGGCCGATCCAGCCGAGCGCCAGTTCGTGGGCAT carries:
- a CDS encoding DnaJ domain-containing protein codes for the protein MMDPYAMLGLARDAGLDAIKSAYRKAAKTAHPDSGGDAEHFGRLQAVYELLQDPIRRKVYDDTGYDPQLADPRDLQGAAMIEALVNDFILDEREPGSFDPVAAMRRKLSDEAVKNRFHILELERHRARVRKHMDRLGRRPEADVLGSMLRARTSAIAEAIRKAEAQVATIEHAYTMLEEYGYEMDVVELRAAE
- a CDS encoding cold-shock protein, coding for MATKGTVKFFNQDKGFGFITPEGGAKDVFVHISALQASGIQSLREGQQVTFDTEPDRMGKGPKAVNISAF
- the dusA gene encoding tRNA dihydrouridine(20/20a) synthase DusA, with translation MTNQYLKGEKVFAVAPMIDWTDRHCRFLHRQISREALLYTEMVVADAIIHGPRDRLLGHHAEEHPVALQVGGSDAGKLAEAVRIAADYRYDEINLNVGCPSDRVQSGTFGACLMLTPDVVASAVAAMKAVTDLPVTVKCRIGVDEQDPEVALPDLMVRVLDAGADAIWIHARKAWLKGLSPKENRDIPPLDYDFVYRMKQRFPDVFIGINGGIKTLDEAEMHLRHVDGVMLGRAPYGDTAVLADVDHRIYGKPFCAPDWMAVRDTMMTYAGAHIAGGGRLQQVTRHMIGLFSGMTGARRFRQILSSDAAKPGAGPEVITAAFAAVDFSPAEPTALSA
- a CDS encoding DUF2938 domain-containing protein, which encodes MVDIFWRCLVIGIGATILMDLWAILYARLSGGGMPNWAPVGRWFYHLSHGTVFHDDINASAPYAHELALGWIGHYAVGIAYAFLLVAITGPGWLQAPTFLVAWIWAIVTVAAGWFLLQPGLGIGWAASKTPNPNKARLLNLVAHTVFGFGLYGTALLIR